A region from the Rhodamnia argentea isolate NSW1041297 chromosome 7, ASM2092103v1, whole genome shotgun sequence genome encodes:
- the LOC115752543 gene encoding LOW QUALITY PROTEIN: xyloglucan galactosyltransferase KATAMARI1 homolog (The sequence of the model RefSeq protein was modified relative to this genomic sequence to represent the inferred CDS: deleted 1 base in 1 codon; substituted 1 base at 1 genomic stop codon) has translation MAKSMANRDGQIARFCLVASFSALFWASLLCFRSQLLGGPSAGDNRLQPLTFPVPAAHSSVPLSDDNKGRGDTDVDDDKFPFMKALRTAENKTDPCGGRYIYVHSLPPRFNSDILRDCRNLSPWTDMCKFIAHSGLGPPMVDSSESVFSGAAGWYATNQFAADVIFDARMKQYECLTDDSSVAAAVFVPFYAGFDVARHLWGSGNVAVRDAAALDLVEWLAKRKEWRIMGGKDHFLVAGRTAWDFRRLTDKDSDWGNKLLLLPAVRNMSALVIESSPWDSNDFAIPYPTYFHPKKDRDVLAWQERMRKSERKWLFSFAGGPRPGSPRSIRARIIDQCDGSQHCKLMQCSLGLSNLQCHSPSTVMRVFQGSRFCLHPQGDSYTXRSAFDSILAGCIPVFFHPGSAYTQYTWHLPKEYTRYSVFIPEDDIRKKNASIEDRLGQIPPEKVEQMREEVISLIPRIVYADPRAKLESVKDAFDVAVEAVIERVTRLRRNMVVGLNKSDDFLEGNKQWDAFFSEPRD, from the exons ATGGCGAAGTCGATGGCTAACCGGGACGGACAAATTGCCCGCTTCTGTCTCGTAGCTTCCTTCTCCGCTCTTTTCTGGGCTTCGCTTCTCTGCTTCCGTTCCCAACTCCTCGGCGGTCCATCCGCCGGTGACAACAGACTACAACCACTCACATTCCCTGTCCCTGCAGCTCACAGCAGTGTCCCTCTATCTGATGACAACAAGGGCCGTGGCGACACCGACGTAGATGATGACAAGTTTCCGTTCATGAAAGCTCTGAGGACAGCTGAAAACAAGACCGACCCTTGCGGCGGTCGCTACATATACGTCCACAGCTTGCCTCCGAGGTTCAACAGCGACATACTCAGGGACTGCAGGAACTTGAGCCCCTGGACCGACATGTGCAAGTTCATCGCCCACTCCGGTCTCGGACCTCCCATGGTGGACAGCTCTGAAAGCGTCTTCTCTGGTGCCGCCGGATGGTATGCGACAAACCAGTTCGCAGCCGACGTCATCTTCGATGCCCGGATGAAACAGTATGAATGCCTGACTGACGACTCCTCTGTTGCGGCTGCTGTTTTCGTGCCATTCTATGCAGGGTTTGACGTTGCCAGGCACCTATGGGGCAGCGGCAATGTGGCGGTCCGTGACGCCGCTGCGCTTGATTTGGTGGAGTGGCTAGCGAAGAGGAAGGAGTGGAGAATCATGGGAGGGAAGGACCACTTCCTCGTCGCAGGACGAACCGCATGGGACTTCCGGCGCCTC ACGGACAAGGACTCGGACTGGGGGAACAAGCTCCTGCTCCTGCCGGCTGTCAGGAACATGTCAGCGCTAGTTATCGAGTCCAGCCCGTGGGACTCAAACGACTTTGCGATACCTTACCCAACCTACTTCCACCCCAAGAAAGACCGTGACGTCCTCGCCTGGCAGGAGAGGATGAGGAAGTCCGAGAGGAAGTGGCTGTTCTCGTTTGCAGGCGGGCCCCGTCCCGGGAGCCCGAGGTCCATCCGGGCACGGATCATCGACCAGTGTGATGGCTCGCAGCATTGCAAGCTCATGCAATGCAGCCTTGGGCTCAGCAACCTCCAATGCCATTCGCCGAGCACCGTCATGAGGGTCTTCCAGGGCTCGCGGTTCTGCCTGCACCCTCAGGGTGATTCCTACACCTGAAGGTCGGCCTTCGACTCTATCCTGGCAGGTTGTATACCCGTCTTTTTCCATCCCGGGTCTGCCTACACTCAATACACATGGCACCTGCCGAAAGAATATACCAGGTACTCTGTTTTCATCCCCGAGGACGACATAAGGAAGAAGAATGCAAGCATCGAGGACAGGCTCGGCCAGATTCCACCTGAGAAGGTGGAACAAATGAGGGAGGAAGTGATCAGCCTTATCCCAAGGATAGTGTACGCGGATCCGAGGGCGAAGTTGGAGTCCGTAAAGGACGCATTCGACGTTGCTGTGGAGGCAGTGATTGAGAGAGTGACAAGGCTGAGAAGGAACATGGTTGTTGGACTCAATAAGTCCGATGATTTCCTGGAGGGGAACAAGCAATGGGATGCCTTTTTCTCAGAGCCCAGGGACTGA